TGGCCAGCCCTATGGTCAGCCATACGGCCCAACCTATGGCCAGACCTATGCCCCGCCCACCCTCAACCAGAGAGCCAATGAAGAGGCCGACATCCTTGCGGACGAACAACAATGGCAGCAGCAGGGCGATCCACAAAACATGGAGGAAAACATGCCGCAGCCTTGGGGGCCGCCCATGGGCATGCCGCCGCAGGGCTATAATCAGGGCTATGACCAGGGCTATGGCCAGCACGGATACGGCCAGCCGGGGTACGGCGGCCAGGGCCAGCAACAGGGCGCGCCCCAAAGCCAGCAGCAGGGCCAGCCCGGGCAACGGCAGCAACCCCCGCCGCCCCAGAGCGGCACAGCCCCCGCCGTGCCGTACAGCACCATAAACCCCAACACTTCCGCAGGGGGGCGCTGATATGCAGGCACTGCTCTGGCACGCGCTGGACGGCGCGCACAAGGGTTCCGTTCAGTGCGACTTGTGCGCCCACGCCTGCCGCCTGAAAAAAGGCGACAAGGGCCTGTGCGGCGTACGCGCCAACAGTAACGGCGAACTGGTCACGCTTGTGGGCAACGTTGTTACGGCCGTCAATATGGACCCGGTGGAAAAAAAGCCGCTCTACCATTTTTTACCCGGCTCAAGAACCTTTTCCATTGGCAGCGCAGGCTGCAATTTTTTCTGTAAATACTGCCAGAACAGCAGCATTGCCCACATCCCCCCCAGCGGCCTCGTGCCCGGCAAAAGGGCGACGCCCGAAGACCTGATCGTGCTCGCGCAGGAAAATCACGCACGCAGCATGGCCTTTACCTATAATGAACCCACGGTGTTTTTTGAACTGGTATATGAAACGGCCGGGCTGGCCACCGCCCGTGATATCCGCTGCCTTCTCGTGACCAACGGCTACATGTCGGAAGAATGCCTGCGGGCCCTCAGCCGCCGCGTCTGCGCCGTCAACGTGGATCTCAAATCGTTTCGCGACAGCTTTTACCGGCAGTATTGCGGCGCACGTCTGCAACCTGTGCTTGATAATCTCAAAGCCATGCGTAAACTCGGCTGGTGGCTGGAAGTGACCACCCTGGTCATTCC
This DNA window, taken from Desulfovibrio sp. 86, encodes the following:
- the amrS gene encoding AmmeMemoRadiSam system radical SAM enzyme, with the protein product MQALLWHALDGAHKGSVQCDLCAHACRLKKGDKGLCGVRANSNGELVTLVGNVVTAVNMDPVEKKPLYHFLPGSRTFSIGSAGCNFFCKYCQNSSIAHIPPSGLVPGKRATPEDLIVLAQENHARSMAFTYNEPTVFFELVYETAGLATARDIRCLLVTNGYMSEECLRALSRRVCAVNVDLKSFRDSFYRQYCGARLQPVLDNLKAMRKLGWWLEVTTLVIPGVNDSAAELKEAAAFIHQELGAHTPWHLSAFHGAHQMADHPSTPLSKLEEAWSIGRQEGLNFVYIGNALSAMASNTFCPECGVLVIERQGYSVAMHMQAGAPGVCPSCHTTLPGVWI